From one Candidatus Methanoplasma termitum genomic stretch:
- a CDS encoding phosphohexomutase domain-containing protein has translation MNNAHSLTLRSITDDDMTAEKALKIGRMIGRTYKNVCIGSDTNPSSKVIKNSLISGLLSAGANVNDAGIAPAPAVALASKGSDCMLMVGEPNEQGVISRIYIMNSDGSMFTKEQIRQLITNGRTDRPLPGYKGIGNLRIIDSVAEDYNRVICNKYPEKIDTPVILDCGCGCTSVCAPQILASLGADVTTINAQNDPQYSPRPPGVSIRDVSNLIGIIDTGLGNIGIALNGDGTRLALINERGKYVDPDHVLALLLLFLKPSSLVVPIDVSAVVEDAFKGIIEEEVFTDSVPGKERQIIRADKDIESITAAIKREGAEMGVLTDGAFIFPNVTLCPDAINAAVILTKMSRDNSLSSLLASFPKYILIRASVHVPMNAEHFNRKFGEKMEELNSDNTWDIDGGRVGMPGGWFAVSRASDNPEYVTITAEAKDKAYAVSMMEFAKKIVRDIV, from the coding sequence ATGAACAACGCCCACTCTTTGACGCTCCGCTCGATAACGGACGATGACATGACAGCGGAGAAGGCCCTAAAAATAGGGCGTATGATCGGCAGAACCTACAAGAACGTATGTATCGGTTCCGATACCAACCCCAGCAGCAAAGTGATCAAGAACTCTCTGATCAGCGGGCTGCTTTCTGCAGGCGCCAATGTCAACGATGCAGGGATTGCCCCTGCCCCGGCCGTAGCTTTGGCGTCCAAGGGGTCCGACTGCATGCTTATGGTGGGGGAGCCGAACGAACAGGGAGTCATCAGCAGAATTTACATTATGAATTCAGATGGTTCTATGTTCACGAAGGAACAAATTCGGCAGCTGATAACGAACGGAAGGACAGATCGGCCTCTTCCAGGATACAAAGGCATCGGTAATCTGAGAATTATTGATTCTGTCGCCGAGGATTACAACAGGGTCATTTGTAATAAATATCCGGAAAAAATAGACACACCAGTAATATTGGATTGCGGCTGCGGATGCACATCAGTGTGTGCACCTCAGATCTTAGCATCCTTAGGTGCAGATGTAACGACCATCAATGCACAAAATGATCCGCAATACAGCCCCAGGCCTCCCGGAGTAAGCATCAGGGATGTCTCCAACTTGATCGGCATCATCGACACAGGTCTGGGCAACATAGGTATCGCACTTAACGGCGACGGCACCAGGCTTGCGCTGATCAATGAGAGAGGAAAATATGTTGACCCGGATCATGTACTTGCGTTATTGCTTCTATTTTTGAAACCATCATCGTTGGTCGTGCCGATCGATGTCTCCGCTGTGGTTGAAGATGCATTCAAAGGTATCATCGAGGAGGAGGTCTTCACAGACTCCGTGCCAGGCAAAGAGAGGCAGATAATACGTGCCGACAAAGATATCGAATCCATCACCGCGGCAATCAAGAGGGAAGGCGCAGAGATGGGGGTGCTGACGGACGGAGCATTCATCTTCCCCAATGTGACCCTCTGCCCGGATGCGATAAATGCAGCGGTCATTCTTACAAAGATGTCAAGAGATAACAGCCTGAGTAGTCTGTTGGCGTCATTCCCTAAGTATATTCTCATCAGAGCGTCGGTCCATGTCCCCATGAACGCCGAGCACTTCAACAGAAAGTTCGGCGAAAAGATGGAAGAGCTTAATTCAGACAACACTTGGGATATCGATGGAGGCCGGGTCGGCATGCCTGGCGGATGGTTCGCAGTCTCCAGAGCATCAGATAATCCGGAATATGTTACCATAACGGCGGAAGCAAAGGATAAAGCATATGCCGTAAGCATGATGGAGTTCGCAAAGAAGATCGTCCGCGATATAGTGTGA
- a CDS encoding fibrillarin-like rRNA/tRNA 2'-O-methyltransferase, producing MIPIDSAGGLVYSENSRLYTLSSRPGIKVYGEKLVRIGDQEYREWNPRKSKLAAYIKTGGNIFPIKKDSRILYLGASSGTTSSHISDIAAEGKVYCVEFAPRMFRDLLNTCEARPNMLPILGDAITPEEYQFAVSKVDVVYSDVAQKRQADIIADNMDFFHVDMGMVAIKARSEDVASNPLEVYKESEKRLKERGFRILDSRDLEPYENAHRMIVFERN from the coding sequence ATGATCCCCATCGACTCTGCGGGCGGTTTGGTCTATTCCGAAAACAGCCGCCTTTATACCTTATCTTCCAGACCAGGCATCAAAGTCTACGGCGAGAAGCTTGTGAGGATCGGCGACCAAGAATATCGTGAATGGAATCCCAGGAAAAGCAAGCTTGCTGCATACATAAAAACCGGCGGCAACATCTTTCCGATAAAAAAAGACAGCAGGATACTATATCTCGGAGCTTCCAGCGGGACCACTTCATCGCATATTTCAGACATCGCCGCCGAAGGGAAGGTCTATTGTGTGGAGTTTGCGCCCAGGATGTTCAGGGACCTTTTGAACACGTGCGAAGCAAGACCGAACATGCTCCCTATACTCGGGGATGCGATAACCCCAGAAGAGTACCAATTCGCCGTAAGCAAAGTGGATGTCGTTTACTCCGATGTTGCTCAAAAGAGACAGGCTGATATCATCGCTGATAATATGGATTTCTTCCATGTGGATATGGGGATGGTGGCGATTAAAGCAAGGTCGGAGGACGTGGCCTCGAACCCTCTAGAAGTGTACAAAGAGTCAGAAAAAAGGCTGAAAGAAAGAGGATTCAGAATATTGGATTCGAGAGACCTCGAACCCTATGAGAATGCTCATAGGATGATCGTTTTCGAGAGGAATTGA
- the cls gene encoding cardiolipin synthase, producing the protein MQAFLDAYGIFSVAVQWASAILAVMMILIMVFLERAEQRTIAMWLTVMIFLPLAVWLGILLTLPVGLFFTVAFFIYLCFGQTYYQRKLFGIKNIGDQQLMGIKAEAMEELNKQNMTPENEDGIRFARSMLDVGGSAFSNNNDIRVYTMGEPFFDDFLNDLSKAEKFINVEYYIVRDDEVTNKFMDILIEKAKSGVEVRFMVDAIGFKLGPKNRMKEFKEAGGQFRLFHKAVTVLLSPKKQNRNHRKLAVIDGNIGYVTGFNIGDEYMGKGEMGNWRDTGVRIRGNGVVPINARFFMDWGYATKDRLDANSDKMDMYFPVNKEEYGNDIMQLISGGPDTKSNPIEFQYLKLINAAKKTLYIHTPYLVPNSEIQKALILSAASGVDVRIIMPDKPDHLFIFWASILHAGELMKHGVRIFQYTKGFVHSKTFVADGVFCSVGSANLDQRSMRLNFESNAMIYSKKIGQIMHNAFLEDIEHCAEYTPEKYGKLTRWERAKISFARLFSSLA; encoded by the coding sequence ATGCAGGCCTTCCTGGACGCATATGGGATTTTCTCCGTCGCAGTGCAGTGGGCATCGGCAATTTTAGCGGTTATGATGATATTAATAATGGTATTTTTAGAGCGCGCCGAGCAACGCACCATCGCCATGTGGCTCACGGTCATGATATTCCTACCGCTCGCCGTGTGGCTGGGTATATTGCTCACACTTCCTGTCGGTCTTTTCTTTACCGTGGCCTTCTTTATTTATTTATGTTTCGGGCAGACATATTATCAAAGAAAATTGTTCGGGATCAAGAACATCGGCGATCAACAGCTTATGGGGATCAAAGCAGAGGCCATGGAAGAACTGAACAAACAAAACATGACGCCCGAGAATGAGGACGGGATACGTTTTGCAAGATCGATGCTGGATGTCGGGGGCTCGGCTTTCAGTAACAACAACGACATCAGGGTGTACACCATGGGGGAGCCGTTCTTCGACGATTTCCTCAATGACCTGTCCAAAGCCGAGAAGTTCATCAATGTAGAATATTACATTGTGAGAGACGATGAGGTCACTAACAAATTCATGGATATTTTGATAGAGAAAGCCAAAAGCGGTGTGGAAGTAAGATTCATGGTCGACGCCATCGGCTTCAAGCTCGGACCGAAGAACAGGATGAAAGAGTTCAAGGAAGCGGGCGGACAGTTCAGGCTGTTCCACAAGGCCGTGACCGTACTTCTGAGTCCGAAAAAACAGAACAGGAACCACAGGAAACTGGCGGTGATCGATGGCAATATAGGCTATGTCACAGGATTTAACATCGGTGACGAATATATGGGAAAGGGTGAAATGGGGAACTGGAGAGATACGGGAGTGCGCATCCGGGGGAATGGGGTCGTTCCCATAAATGCCAGATTTTTCATGGATTGGGGATATGCAACGAAGGACAGGCTCGATGCCAACTCGGACAAGATGGACATGTACTTTCCCGTCAATAAAGAAGAATACGGGAACGACATCATGCAGCTCATATCCGGCGGACCCGACACAAAGAGCAACCCCATCGAATTTCAATATCTTAAGCTGATAAACGCAGCAAAGAAAACACTGTACATCCACACTCCGTATTTAGTGCCGAACAGCGAGATCCAGAAGGCGCTGATACTGTCTGCCGCATCCGGTGTGGACGTCAGGATAATAATGCCCGATAAGCCGGACCATCTTTTCATTTTCTGGGCGAGCATATTGCACGCCGGAGAACTTATGAAACACGGAGTGCGGATCTTCCAATACACAAAAGGTTTCGTTCATTCGAAAACATTCGTGGCCGACGGTGTGTTCTGTTCGGTCGGCTCGGCAAATCTGGATCAAAGAAGTATGAGATTGAATTTCGAGTCCAATGCGATGATCTACTCGAAAAAGATCGGACAGATAATGCACAATGCTTTTCTGGAGGATATAGAACATTGCGCCGAGTACACCCCGGAAAAATACGGTAAACTGACCAGATGGGAAAGAGCAAAGATCAGTTTCGCACGTCTTTTCAGTTCATTGGCTTAA
- a CDS encoding FeoB-associated Cys-rich membrane protein, with protein sequence MSPEAATFLIGTVVLVVIIISAYFTYRSIKCGGCAGCSTVKDGSVCAQCKKKR encoded by the coding sequence ATGTCTCCTGAAGCAGCCACTTTTCTTATAGGGACCGTCGTACTGGTCGTGATCATCATCTCCGCTTACTTCACGTACAGATCTATCAAGTGCGGAGGATGCGCCGGGTGCTCAACTGTAAAAGATGGTTCCGTCTGCGCGCAGTGCAAAAAAAAGAGATGA
- a CDS encoding Mov34/MPN/PAD-1 family protein, translated as MSKKVYGVSVDFIDGFNESARSAYPDEFICFHREYDGVISEIILVPGSVYGESHSFINDWMSPIDFHKSGSAHSHPGYRNDPSDADLDFFNQMGGIHFITCQPYDRSSWKAYDSSGRKVDLELVF; from the coding sequence ATGAGCAAAAAAGTATACGGAGTAAGCGTTGATTTCATAGACGGATTCAACGAATCCGCCAGATCCGCATATCCCGATGAGTTTATTTGCTTTCATAGGGAGTATGACGGCGTTATATCAGAGATAATATTGGTCCCTGGTTCAGTGTACGGTGAGAGTCACAGCTTCATTAACGATTGGATGTCGCCGATCGATTTTCACAAATCTGGATCGGCACACTCGCACCCCGGATATCGTAACGATCCGTCCGATGCGGACCTGGATTTCTTCAACCAGATGGGGGGAATACATTTCATAACGTGCCAGCCATACGACCGCAGCAGCTGGAAAGCGTACGATTCTTCCGGAAGAAAAGTGGACCTTGAACTGGTCTTCTGA
- a CDS encoding inositol monophosphatase family protein, which yields MMDVLSKIADAVEEAVKKIPDSKCKGECIGIGADGTSTSQIDKIAENVVLDYLERHNIPLNVLSEEIGYVDNGGEETLILDPVDGTSNAVAGIPLYTISMAIGTRSLSDVHTAYIRNIATGDVITAEKGKGAYKNGSKICVRKADMADLFMMIYMGNSATPESFGLAKRVSSSRSLGCASLEMVLVAEGVADGFMMHVEKYTRGIRVVDIAASTLILREAGGEVYDLDGNALDMGLDIGCHSSFIAFGEKKVYDFIIMEKEMFEPRYGICVNTKVPEAKEYTKRVLKALEGCDYVLDESIAGELGMEGLPIEEMKVDIMITIGGDGTILRTFMKNKAPLFGINAGGVGFLTEVDVKDLEEGIKRLRNGDYVVEERFKLSSWYEGEYLAEAVNEAVVHTDSIAKIRHFKIYVNDKFMMELRADGIMISTPTGSTCYAMSLGAPLIDPRVNAVVVVPMAAYKFASRPFVIPANAKITVETVMDSGCLLVVDGQEEYEIRGKTRIDFIRSPETVKFIRFNTDFYSRVRNKLVNAI from the coding sequence ATGATGGATGTTCTCAGCAAGATAGCCGATGCGGTAGAGGAGGCTGTCAAAAAGATCCCAGACTCAAAGTGTAAAGGAGAATGCATCGGTATCGGCGCAGACGGAACTTCTACATCCCAGATAGACAAGATCGCCGAGAATGTGGTCCTTGATTACCTTGAAAGGCATAATATCCCTTTGAATGTCCTGAGCGAAGAGATAGGGTACGTAGATAATGGAGGAGAAGAAACACTTATCTTGGATCCTGTCGACGGAACATCCAACGCTGTCGCCGGGATCCCGCTTTATACAATATCAATGGCAATCGGTACAAGGTCGCTTTCCGATGTTCACACAGCATATATCAGGAACATCGCCACGGGCGATGTGATAACCGCAGAAAAGGGGAAGGGTGCATACAAGAACGGTTCGAAGATCTGCGTCAGGAAAGCCGATATGGCAGACCTGTTCATGATGATATACATGGGGAACTCTGCGACCCCCGAGTCGTTCGGCCTTGCAAAGAGGGTCAGCTCGTCCCGCTCCCTCGGCTGCGCATCCTTAGAGATGGTATTGGTGGCCGAGGGTGTAGCGGACGGCTTCATGATGCATGTCGAGAAGTACACCCGCGGCATAAGGGTCGTGGATATCGCAGCGAGTACTCTCATTCTAAGAGAAGCGGGGGGCGAGGTATACGACCTCGACGGAAATGCGCTGGACATGGGATTAGATATCGGATGCCACTCCAGTTTCATCGCTTTCGGAGAAAAGAAGGTTTACGATTTCATCATCATGGAGAAAGAGATGTTCGAGCCAAGATACGGGATATGTGTGAACACAAAGGTCCCCGAGGCCAAAGAGTACACAAAAAGGGTGTTAAAGGCGCTTGAAGGCTGCGACTATGTCCTGGATGAAAGTATCGCAGGCGAACTCGGAATGGAAGGGCTCCCGATAGAGGAAATGAAAGTGGATATAATGATCACCATAGGCGGCGACGGAACGATACTCCGAACGTTCATGAAGAATAAAGCTCCGCTCTTCGGCATAAACGCAGGCGGAGTGGGATTCCTTACCGAAGTAGATGTAAAGGATCTCGAGGAGGGGATCAAAAGGCTCCGCAACGGCGACTATGTGGTCGAGGAGAGATTCAAACTCAGCTCTTGGTATGAGGGAGAGTATCTTGCGGAGGCAGTGAACGAGGCCGTTGTTCATACCGACTCGATCGCAAAGATCAGGCATTTCAAAATTTATGTTAACGACAAGTTCATGATGGAACTCCGTGCGGACGGCATAATGATCTCTACCCCGACGGGCTCGACATGCTATGCGATGAGTCTCGGCGCTCCGCTGATCGACCCGCGCGTGAATGCGGTCGTTGTGGTCCCGATGGCGGCCTATAAGTTTGCGTCGAGACCGTTCGTCATACCTGCTAATGCAAAGATAACTGTGGAAACGGTCATGGACAGCGGCTGCCTGCTGGTGGTCGATGGCCAGGAAGAATATGAGATCCGGGGAAAAACACGTATCGACTTCATAAGATCCCCTGAAACTGTCAAATTCATAAGGTTCAATACAGATTTCTACTCAAGAGTGAGGAACAAGCTGGTGAACGCTATATGA
- a CDS encoding FeoA family protein — protein MDRGCDCKNAENNICKGVCTGSMCIPLEDASASGVPLVTAKIGDGGKIVMVTAKQDTRKFLCELGFVIGARVSVINENAGNMILDIKGSRIAMDRAIASKIFYVPA, from the coding sequence ATGGACAGAGGATGTGACTGCAAGAATGCGGAGAATAACATATGTAAGGGGGTGTGCACAGGAAGTATGTGCATCCCGCTCGAAGATGCGTCTGCAAGCGGCGTACCGTTGGTCACCGCGAAGATCGGCGACGGCGGAAAGATAGTAATGGTCACCGCAAAGCAAGATACAAGGAAATTCCTTTGTGAGCTCGGATTCGTTATAGGGGCTCGTGTATCTGTGATCAATGAGAATGCGGGGAACATGATCCTTGACATAAAGGGTTCGAGGATAGCTATGGACAGAGCGATTGCGTCGAAGATATTCTATGTTCCCGCCTGA
- a CDS encoding DHHA1 domain-containing protein: MDDTVLPSKLLTTLSQAVKIVNGHDFIHVYSHYDADGITAASIIAKTLLRAGKEFKITLFTSLNDENMNTIRSAPSECIMVTDLGASYIEQLDALKCDIIVLDHHTVEKQAKRICYANPHLYGIDGMTSGCGATMAFLFAISMSQGNWDLVQVAFAGIAGDRQHINGLKGLNIYLYEGGLERGYIKVADGSMIPPGQLISELFLSTDPYIAGVSGNADGVAALLDSAGIGREKYNKDLTEEERRKLSSLIALKLMGQGTSMQTMFELTRTRYYLKDWNMDAETLGSLLNGCGRLGLGGIGVSAGMGDTKCLSKAAELENTSKTQIMESVLSLQKNGLNQMKHIQWFDSSELGFTGMVCGIAMQFMGNPSKPTIGINRSGGTAKISSRATFGLLDKGVDLSRALKEACAAVGGSGGGHRIASGGSCPSERSDEFLANLDEIIGEQLRS, from the coding sequence ATGGACGATACCGTCCTACCTTCCAAACTTCTTACAACCTTATCTCAGGCAGTCAAAATTGTGAACGGCCACGATTTTATACATGTATATTCGCATTATGACGCTGACGGTATCACCGCGGCGTCCATCATAGCAAAAACGCTTCTCAGGGCAGGTAAAGAATTCAAGATCACTCTTTTCACAAGCCTGAACGATGAGAACATGAATACCATAAGGAGTGCGCCCTCCGAGTGCATAATGGTCACAGATCTTGGTGCATCATACATAGAACAGTTGGATGCTTTGAAATGCGACATCATTGTCCTGGATCACCATACTGTCGAAAAACAAGCAAAAAGGATATGCTACGCCAACCCGCATTTGTACGGGATCGACGGTATGACGTCAGGGTGCGGAGCGACAATGGCCTTCTTATTTGCCATTTCAATGAGTCAGGGGAATTGGGATCTGGTCCAGGTCGCATTTGCCGGAATAGCAGGGGACAGGCAGCACATCAACGGCCTTAAGGGGCTTAACATCTATCTTTACGAGGGCGGATTGGAGAGAGGATACATCAAGGTCGCGGACGGTTCGATGATACCTCCCGGACAGCTGATATCCGAGTTGTTCCTCTCTACCGACCCATATATCGCCGGTGTCAGCGGCAATGCCGATGGGGTCGCCGCATTGCTTGACTCAGCCGGCATTGGGAGAGAGAAATACAACAAAGACCTGACAGAGGAAGAGAGAAGAAAGTTATCTTCGCTGATCGCTTTGAAACTGATGGGGCAGGGGACGTCAATGCAGACGATGTTCGAACTGACACGTACAAGATACTACCTGAAAGATTGGAACATGGACGCCGAGACGCTCGGATCATTATTGAACGGATGCGGTCGCCTGGGTCTTGGGGGGATCGGAGTGTCGGCGGGGATGGGTGACACAAAGTGTCTGTCTAAGGCAGCTGAACTGGAGAACACTTCTAAAACACAAATAATGGAGAGCGTGCTGTCTCTGCAGAAAAACGGGCTGAATCAAATGAAACACATACAATGGTTCGACAGTTCGGAACTGGGGTTCACGGGAATGGTCTGCGGTATCGCAATGCAGTTCATGGGGAATCCGTCGAAGCCGACCATAGGCATAAACCGTTCGGGCGGTACTGCAAAGATATCGTCCAGAGCGACATTCGGCCTTTTGGATAAGGGAGTGGATCTTTCTCGGGCTTTGAAGGAAGCGTGTGCGGCAGTCGGAGGCAGCGGCGGCGGACACAGAATAGCCAGTGGAGGATCATGCCCGAGCGAAAGAAGCGATGAGTTCCTCGCGAATCTCGATGAGATAATCGGGGAACAGCTAAGGAGTTAA
- the feoB gene encoding ferrous iron transport protein B: MTVKIALAGNPNCGKTSLFNKLTGSSQRVGNWTGVTVELKEGNLRNREDVIIVDLPGIYSLSPYSPEEIVTRDFLLNERPDAVINIVDASNLERNLYLTTQILSIGIPTIIALNMMDVAANSGIRIDVAKLSKDLGCKIVETTAVKGHGVNELTETVMSVVGTEHSTGLRFSKELEMYVSMAEGCIKGKVPDNVKRWYAIKLLEKDEKAGAKIDRETKGEIETIVSLMEREMGWDADSIVAEERYELIGKILGGSLDKSGVIRNETTSDRIDRIVTNRWLGIPIFILIMFAIYFIAIETIGGWGTAELNNYIANTVMPSAKSWLTDAGAADWLTGLIVNGIIAGVGAVIGFLPQILVLFLVLVILEECGYMARVAFIMDHILRRFGLSGKSFIAVLVGMGCGVPGIMASRTIEGRTERKITAMVVTFIPCSAKLPVIAMIAGALFGRSAFVAISVYVIGIICILMSGVILKKWKSLAGTPSPFIMELPQYHIPHFVSVVRSMFERAWAFVRNAGTFVLLACIAVWFLSTFDWGMHTVDPNDSMMADIGNVLRYVFVPLGYGDDWQFTTATITGLLSKENIVGTMGVLFSSESSGEGLWNIVGSMLTPAAGYSFLIFNMICAPCVAAMGAMRAELGSWKETAKAVAYQCILAYSISLIVYQFAGLFFGNGLGLGIVPAVIVLAVLIYIVIAKEPFGILRRRTNVS, from the coding sequence ATGACAGTAAAGATAGCCTTGGCAGGAAATCCGAACTGCGGAAAGACTTCCCTTTTCAATAAACTCACAGGGAGTTCACAGCGTGTCGGGAATTGGACCGGTGTTACGGTCGAATTGAAAGAAGGAAACCTCAGGAACAGAGAGGATGTGATAATCGTCGATCTTCCCGGCATATATTCATTATCTCCGTACTCGCCGGAAGAGATCGTTACGAGGGACTTTTTGCTGAACGAACGTCCCGACGCAGTGATCAACATCGTGGACGCTTCGAATTTGGAAAGGAACCTTTATCTGACGACCCAGATCTTGTCTATTGGAATTCCGACCATCATTGCGCTTAACATGATGGATGTGGCTGCCAATAGCGGCATCAGGATAGACGTTGCCAAGTTATCAAAAGATCTTGGTTGCAAGATAGTCGAAACGACCGCAGTGAAAGGGCATGGCGTCAATGAGCTCACCGAAACCGTGATGTCAGTGGTCGGAACAGAACACAGCACTGGGTTGAGATTCTCAAAAGAACTCGAAATGTACGTGTCCATGGCAGAGGGCTGCATAAAGGGAAAAGTACCTGATAATGTCAAAAGATGGTATGCTATCAAACTTCTCGAGAAGGACGAGAAGGCAGGAGCAAAAATAGATCGAGAGACCAAAGGTGAGATCGAGACCATCGTTTCCTTGATGGAAAGGGAGATGGGCTGGGACGCGGACAGTATTGTCGCTGAGGAAAGATATGAGCTCATCGGCAAGATCTTGGGCGGATCTCTTGATAAAAGCGGCGTGATAAGGAATGAAACGACCTCTGACAGAATAGACCGGATAGTAACGAACCGCTGGCTGGGCATACCGATCTTCATTCTCATTATGTTCGCGATCTATTTTATTGCTATAGAGACGATCGGGGGCTGGGGGACCGCCGAACTCAACAACTACATCGCAAACACAGTGATGCCTTCCGCCAAGAGTTGGCTGACGGATGCCGGCGCCGCCGATTGGCTGACCGGACTTATAGTCAATGGGATAATCGCCGGTGTCGGTGCGGTAATAGGTTTCCTGCCGCAGATACTCGTGCTGTTCCTGGTGCTGGTGATACTCGAAGAATGCGGCTACATGGCAAGGGTCGCCTTCATCATGGACCACATTCTACGCAGGTTCGGGCTTTCGGGGAAGTCGTTCATAGCCGTTCTGGTGGGAATGGGGTGCGGTGTGCCCGGCATCATGGCATCGAGGACCATAGAAGGCAGGACAGAGAGAAAGATCACCGCGATGGTGGTAACGTTCATTCCATGCTCGGCAAAGCTGCCTGTCATAGCCATGATAGCGGGTGCGCTTTTCGGGCGCAGCGCCTTTGTTGCCATTTCTGTGTATGTCATAGGAATAATATGCATACTTATGTCTGGAGTGATCCTCAAAAAGTGGAAGTCGCTTGCGGGCACTCCTTCGCCCTTCATAATGGAACTTCCTCAATATCACATTCCGCATTTCGTTAGTGTGGTGAGATCGATGTTCGAAAGGGCGTGGGCATTTGTCAGGAATGCTGGAACGTTCGTTTTGTTGGCATGCATCGCCGTTTGGTTCCTGTCCACGTTCGACTGGGGAATGCACACGGTCGATCCGAACGACTCGATGATGGCGGACATAGGAAACGTCCTGAGGTACGTATTTGTACCGCTTGGATACGGCGATGATTGGCAGTTCACCACTGCTACGATCACAGGCTTGTTGTCAAAAGAGAATATCGTCGGAACGATGGGGGTCTTGTTCAGTTCCGAAAGCAGCGGAGAAGGATTGTGGAACATTGTCGGAAGCATGCTGACGCCTGCGGCTGGGTATTCTTTCCTTATCTTCAACATGATATGCGCCCCGTGTGTCGCAGCGATGGGTGCGATGCGGGCGGAACTCGGATCATGGAAAGAGACCGCGAAAGCGGTCGCATACCAATGCATATTGGCATACTCGATCTCTTTGATCGTCTACCAATTCGCAGGATTGTTCTTCGGTAATGGGTTGGGGTTGGGGATCGTTCCGGCAGTGATCGTACTTGCGGTATTGATCTATATTGTCATCGCAAAGGAACCGTTCGGCATATTGAGGAGGAGGACCAATGTCTCCTGA
- a CDS encoding 30S ribosomal protein S15, protein MARMQTRRKGKSCSKRPMISENPEWVPLTATEIEDLIVQFTENGMVSARIGLVLRDQYGVPNVRLATGKTVTEIMKEKGVMPDLPEDLSNLMRRAISLNVHVKNHRGDVANIRGLNLIEARIRRLERYYKKNGVLPQTWKYSLSNAEIMLK, encoded by the coding sequence ATGGCAAGAATGCAGACAAGAAGAAAGGGCAAATCCTGTTCGAAGCGCCCCATGATATCTGAGAACCCTGAGTGGGTACCTCTTACAGCCACCGAAATAGAGGACCTCATCGTTCAGTTCACCGAGAACGGAATGGTTTCCGCAAGGATAGGACTTGTTCTCAGAGACCAATATGGAGTGCCCAATGTGAGATTGGCAACCGGGAAGACCGTTACCGAGATCATGAAGGAGAAAGGAGTAATGCCTGACCTTCCGGAAGACCTTTCGAATCTTATGAGGAGAGCGATCTCCCTGAACGTTCACGTGAAGAACCACAGAGGGGATGTTGCCAACATAAGGGGACTCAACCTGATCGAAGCAAGGATCAGGAGATTGGAGCGCTATTACAAAAAGAACGGCGTTCTTCCCCAAACATGGAAGTACTCTCTCTCGAACGCAGAGATAATGCTCAAATGA
- a CDS encoding NUDIX domain-containing protein produces MGTVYAVAFKGDRFLMVFNKKRNGWEMPGGHVEDGESVEVAAKREFSEEAGYEIDILETKDIGQCHVCACLLLDRINDSPEMISDLFSAIPYDLAFDRDEYETVISWARSSVSRSGKDRHLQ; encoded by the coding sequence TTGGGGACGGTCTACGCGGTCGCTTTCAAAGGTGACCGTTTTTTAATGGTATTCAATAAAAAACGCAATGGATGGGAGATGCCCGGCGGCCATGTTGAAGACGGAGAATCTGTCGAGGTCGCTGCGAAAAGAGAATTCTCGGAAGAAGCGGGATATGAGATAGACATCCTCGAAACGAAGGACATCGGCCAATGTCATGTTTGTGCATGTTTGCTTCTCGATAGGATCAATGATTCGCCGGAGATGATCTCCGATCTTTTTTCTGCGATCCCATATGACCTCGCCTTTGACAGAGATGAATATGAAACCGTTATTTCATGGGCACGTTCTTCTGTTTCACGCAGTGGAAAGGATCGCCATCTTCAGTGA
- a CDS encoding DUF1634 domain-containing protein encodes MNAATSLALRICLFSGIIVLALGLVLSDQDYGRDILWVGILILVISPFVGVLTTYVYLISEKDWKWVKVASVLIAVIAVSIVMSILK; translated from the coding sequence ATGAATGCGGCCACCTCTCTTGCCCTCAGGATCTGCCTTTTTTCGGGGATAATCGTTCTTGCATTGGGATTGGTACTATCAGATCAGGATTACGGGCGGGATATACTTTGGGTCGGCATCCTTATCCTGGTTATATCTCCATTCGTCGGCGTTCTGACGACATATGTATATCTGATCTCAGAAAAGGACTGGAAATGGGTAAAGGTCGCATCGGTGCTGATCGCGGTGATCGCAGTTTCTATAGTAATGTCCATTTTGAAGTGA